GGGTTCGACCCTGGCCGCCGCTTGGTTCGCCATGGTCGCCTACTCGCGGGTCAACCTGGACTTCGTCCGACGAGCGGCGTTGACCGGTTCGATCGTCTATCTGACGGTCTGGACCGTGTGGTTCTTCTTCGGCAAACCCTGAGCGGGCCGGAGTCTCGGTAAAGTGGACGGGTGCCGACCGTTGGTGACGCCCTTGCCGCCCTAGAAGAACTGGCCCCGTCTCGCGATGCGTTCTCGTTCGACAAGGTCGGCCTCCAGGTGGGCGACCCTATGCGACCCTTACGGTCTCTCGCCACGACGCTCGACGCGACGGAGAGTGCCGTCGCTTGGGCCGTGGACCAAGGTGCCGACCTGGTCGTCTCCCACCACCCTCTCGTCTGGGAACCCCTGACCGCCCTCCGATGGGACACGCGCAAAGGGCGCGTCCTCCGGCTTTTGACCGAGCGGGGGGTGTCCTTGATCGCGGCCCACACGAACTGGGACTGTGCCAAGGGGGGCGTCAGCGACGCCCTCGCCGCCCGGCTCGAATTGTCCGACGTGAGACCGTTCGGAAGTTCTGCGGTCGGCCCAGCTTGGAAGCTCGTGGCCTTCGTGCCCGTGGAATCGGCCGAAGCCGTCATCGACGCCGTCTCTTTGGCGGGAGCGGGCCGAATCGGGGAGTACGCGCGATGCGCTTTCGTCCACGAGGGCACGGGAACGTTCTTAGGAGGGCCAGACTCGAATCCGGTCATCGGACGGCCTGGCCGCATCGAAACCGTGCGTGAATCCAGAATCGAGTGCATCGTCCCGGACGGGGCTGTATGGGCGGTCGAAACCGCGCTTGTCGCGGCCCATCCTTATGAGACGCCCGCTTACGACTTTGTCCGGCTCCGTGACGCCTCCGGGCGGCCTGTCGGCAGGATCGGTCGGCTGACCGCTCCGATGTCCTATGCCGCCTTCGCGGGTCTGGTCGACGGAGCTTTGTCGACACGGTCGGTCCGTTGGGGCCAGGAGGGCGACGTGACCCACGTCGCGGTCTGCGGAGGCGCGGGCGACGACGATTGGGCGGCGGCGGCGAAAGCTGGAGCCGACGTGTTCGTCACGGGTGAAGTGAGGCACCACAATACGGTCGAAGCTTCGGAGGTCGTCCGCTTGGTCCAAGCGGGGCATTATGCGACCGAACAACCCGGGGTCGAAGCGCTGGCAGTCGCGCTGGAGGCAAAACTGGGGGTCCGGGCGAAAGTCTACGTCCCGGAACCGGGCGTCGACGGACGGCCGCTCGCGCATTGAAACGAAGTGTGGTAGCCCGGACGGGGCTCGAACCCGCGATTTCCTCCTTGAAAGGGAGGCGTCCTAACCACTAGACCACCGGGCCACTTAGGGCTGTCCAGTGTGTCCGAAAGCCGTGGCGCAAAACAAGACCGCACAGGCCATGGGCCTGTGCGGTGTCCTGTGATTTGGGCCTTTCAGCGTCCGACGGCGTCGGTGCCCTTTGTGACCTTGGGTTCGGTCGGAGCGCCCTCGTCCTTCTTGGGAGCCGCTTCCGGCTTCGTTGCGACGGCGTCCTCGCTCTTTTCGGTCGTCTTCTTTTTCGACGACGTCGATCTCGTGGACGGCTTTTCGTCGTTCGAAGACGACGCACCGTTCGCGACGCGCCGGGCTCCGGCGAACCGCTTGTTGTAGTAACCGTCGGAGAGGTCGTTGATCCGGACCTTTCCGCCGCCGCTGCTGGCGTGGATGAACTTGCCGTTGCCGACGTAGATGCCGACGTGGCTCACGCGGTCGCTGCGCGTCGTCTTAAAGAAGACCAAGTCTCCCTTCTTGAGTTCGTCCTTGGCGACCTTTTGTCCCTTGTGCGACTGCTCGTTGGCGGTACGCGGCAAGCGCGTGCCGTGGCGGGAGTACACGTAGCTCGTGAAGCCGCTGCAGTCGAACCCGTTCGTCGACGTCCCGCCCCATCGGTAGTGGACGCCCATGTTCTTCATGGCCGTCCCGATGAGTCCGTCCTTGTCGACGCTGTTCGAAGCCACGACGTCGTTATAGTCCGGGCTGGAGACCGTGCGACGAGGCTTGCGGTCGAACCTCGGAGTGCTCCGCCTGGACTCGCTGTTCCGGGCCACATAGGACTTGGCGGAAGACTTCGGCGCGGTACGGGCGATCACCGGTTCGCCCGAACGCCGACGGACGGCGCGGACTCCCGATTCTTCCTCGGCCCTGGCCACCATTTCGGCGGTCACCGGCGCGAGCATGTCTCCGCGGATCCAGCCGACGGTGCCGCCGCTGAATTTGACTTTGTAGTAATTGCCGATCCGGTCGGCGACGGTCGCGAACCGGCCGTATTCGACCAGGACGACTTTGCCCGCGTCGGGCCGGGCGCCGCTCCGGACGACCACGTTGTCACGGATCACCCGCGCCCTCTTGGTCGTGATGCGGGCGATCTTCGAACCGCTCTTACCGGGCACGGTGACGGTGGAACCTGGTCGGAGCCTGTTCCAGTCGACGCCCGGGTTCATCGCGCGAAGCTGCTTGGGCGTGATGCCATAGCCCCTGGCGATGATCCAATCGTTGTCGTCCGAGGTGACCTTGTGCTTGGACGTTCCCGTCGGCTTCGTGCTCGCAAGGGTCATGGTCGTCGGCTTGACGACTTCGGCGACCAAAGTGGGTTTCTGACGGTCGGGGACCTTGATCGAGAAGCCCGGCCTCAACGCCGTCCACTTCACTCCAGGGTTCATCGTCCGCAGTTCGCTCGGCTTGATGCCATAGCGCCGGGCCACCGACCAATCGGTGTCCCCGTTCTTCACGATGTAGGCGCCCGGCCCGGCCTCGACGGCCGCGGGCTTGGACTTGATCCGTCCAGGGATGACGACGACCATTCCTGCGCGGAGCCGTTCGGGCTTCACGTCAGGGTTGGCCAGCATGAGACGCTCG
This genomic interval from Armatimonadota bacterium contains the following:
- a CDS encoding Nif3-like dinuclear metal center hexameric protein: MPTVGDALAALEELAPSRDAFSFDKVGLQVGDPMRPLRSLATTLDATESAVAWAVDQGADLVVSHHPLVWEPLTALRWDTRKGRVLRLLTERGVSLIAAHTNWDCAKGGVSDALAARLELSDVRPFGSSAVGPAWKLVAFVPVESAEAVIDAVSLAGAGRIGEYARCAFVHEGTGTFLGGPDSNPVIGRPGRIETVRESRIECIVPDGAVWAVETALVAAHPYETPAYDFVRLRDASGRPVGRIGRLTAPMSYAAFAGLVDGALSTRSVRWGQEGDVTHVAVCGGAGDDDWAAAAKAGADVFVTGEVRHHNTVEASEVVRLVQAGHYATEQPGVEALAVALEAKLGVRAKVYVPEPGVDGRPLAH
- a CDS encoding C40 family peptidase — encoded protein: MIISGTLWATALLAGTAYTPPNLHRVGANETFASISKRYSTGYERLMLANPDVKPERLRAGMVVVIPGRIKSKPAAVEAGPGAYIVKNGDTDWSVARRYGIKPSELRTMNPGVKWTALRPGFSIKVPDRQKPTLVAEVVKPTTMTLASTKPTGTSKHKVTSDDNDWIIARGYGITPKQLRAMNPGVDWNRLRPGSTVTVPGKSGSKIARITTKRARVIRDNVVVRSGARPDAGKVVLVEYGRFATVADRIGNYYKVKFSGGTVGWIRGDMLAPVTAEMVARAEEESGVRAVRRRSGEPVIARTAPKSSAKSYVARNSESRRSTPRFDRKPRRTVSSPDYNDVVASNSVDKDGLIGTAMKNMGVHYRWGGTSTNGFDCSGFTSYVYSRHGTRLPRTANEQSHKGQKVAKDELKKGDLVFFKTTRSDRVSHVGIYVGNGKFIHASSGGGKVRINDLSDGYYNKRFAGARRVANGASSSNDEKPSTRSTSSKKKTTEKSEDAVATKPEAAPKKDEGAPTEPKVTKGTDAVGR